One window of Manihot esculenta cultivar AM560-2 chromosome 17, M.esculenta_v8, whole genome shotgun sequence genomic DNA carries:
- the LOC110605134 gene encoding DEAD-box ATP-dependent RNA helicase 17 isoform X1 — MRSERAEEKETINHSEIFASCSFSSLGLHPTICNELRERMGYEAPTQVQAQAIPVVLSGRHVLVNAATGTGKTVAYLAPIIHHLQSCSPKIERAHGTFALILVPTRELCTQVYEILQKLLHRFHWIVPGHVMGGENRSKEKARLRKGISILVATPGRLLDHLKNTSSFVHTNLRWIIFDEADRILELGFGKEIEEILDLLGSRLIESVGKGNEVSSISKTQRQNLLLSATLNEKVNHLAKISLQNPIMIGLDDKKMQPDPLLEHAESVESDTDDELEHPRKITNSSTGDYKLPVQLVQKYVKVPCGSRLAVLLSILKHLFEKQYSQKIVVFFSTCDAVDFHYSLVSEFHSSPNSASEVEVTEMFLRCKTFRLHGNMKQEDRRNTFQAFKTEKLALLLSTDVAARGLDFPKVRCIIQYDSPGEATEYVHRVGRTARLGEKGDSWIFLQPVEMDYIEDLKKHGVSLTEYPIIKVLDSFPLYGQMHRIKKFVSLESHPWLVSLQKALESFISAQPMMNKLAQKAFISWVRAYTAHRGELKRIFMVQKLHLGHVAKSFALKQQPSLVGKSFQKQQSYKRKRDQRQKGQSKRRKINGKT, encoded by the exons atgagaaGCGAACGTGCAGAAGAAAAGGAAACAATCAATCATTCAGAAATATTCGCATCTTGTTCTTTCTCCAGTCTCGGCCTCCACCCCACCATATGCAACGAGCTCCGAG AAAGAATGGGCTATGAAGCTCCAACACAGGTACAGGCTCAAGCTATTCCTGTTGTTCTCTCGGGTCGCCATGT ACTTGTTAATGCTGCCACTGGCACTGGGAAAACTGTGGCCTATTTAGCCCCAATTATCCATCACTTGCAGAGTTGCAGTCCTAAAATTGAACGCGCTCATGGAACTTTTG CACTGATCCTTGTACCAACGCGGGAGTTGTGCACACAGGTTTATGAGATTCTGCAAAAGTTATTACACCGTTTTCATTGGATTGTTCCGGGTCATGTGATGGGTGGTGAAAACAGATCAAAGGAGAAAGCCAGGCTACGCAAAG GTATATCTATTCTTGTTGCAACTCCTGGACGCCTTTTGGATCACTTAAAAAATACGTCATCATTTGTGCACACAAATTTGCGATGGATAATCTTTGATGAAGCAGATAG AATTTTGGAATTAGGATTTGGCAAGGAAATAGAGGAAATACTGGATCTTTTAGGCTCTAGGTTAATTGAGTCAGTGGGCAAGGGAAATGAAGTTTCAAGCATCTCCAAAACTCAGAGGCAAAATCTGCTTTTATCAGCTACCTTAAATGAAAAAGTAAATCATCTTGCTAAAATTAGTTTACAAAATCCAATTATGATTGGTCTTGATGACAAGAAGATGCAACCAGATCCATTACTTGAACATGCTGAATCTGTAGAATCTGATACAGACGATGAACTTGAGCATCCCAGGAAAATAACGAACTCTTCAACTGGAGATTATAAACTTCCAGTTCAGTTGGTTCAGAAATATGTGAAAG TGCCCTGTGGTTCACGGCTTGCAGTACTTCTTTCCATTCTAAAGCATCTTTTTGAGAAACAATATTCCCAAAAG ATTGTGGTGTTCTTTTCAACATGTGATGCAGTGGATTTTCACTATTCCTTAGTGAGTGAGTTCCACTCGTCGCCCAATTCAGCATCAGAAGTAGAGGTTACAGAGATGTTCTTGAGATGCAAAACTTTTCGGTTGCATGGGAATATGAAGCAGGAAGATCGGAGAAACACTTTCCAAGCTTTCAAAACTGAGAAATTGGCTCTTCTTTTATCCACAGATGTTGCTGCAAGAGGCTTGGATTTTCCAAAAGTTAGATGCATTATACAATATGATTCTCCGGGAGAGGCTACTGAATATGTTCACAG GGTTGGTAGGACTGCTCGTTTGGGTGAAAAGGGGGATTCCTGGATATTTCTACAACCAGTTGAAATGGATTATATAGAAGATCTGAAGAAACATGGAGTGTCACTGACAGAGTATCCCATCATCAAAGTGTTGGATAGTTTTCCATTGTATGGACAGATGCACCGCATCAAGAAGTTTGTTTCTTTGGAGTCACATCCTTGGCTTGTGTCTCTACAGAAGGCACTTGAATCATTTATCTCAGCGCAG CCAATGATGAATAAACTGGCCCAGAAAGCATTTATCTCTTGGGTCCGAGCATACACAGCGCATCGTGGAGAGCTGAAAAGGATATTTATGGTGCAGAAACTTCATCTGGGGCATGTTGCCAAAAGCTTTGCCTTGAAGCAACAGCCATCCTTGGTTGGGAAATCATTCCAAAAGCAACAATCATACAAGAGGAAGAGGGACCAGAGGCAAAAGGGTCAGTCGAAAAGGAGGAAGATCAATGGTAAAACATGA
- the LOC110605135 gene encoding protein WVD2-like 7, with amino-acid sequence MQPQPFSYAAGFPNEANQGDPVYALGQSISFGKFVSESLAWKKCSTFSHNRYVEEAKRFSRPGSVAQKKAFFEAHFKNLAARKAAALLEQANAAANNVPESAQEGGVQENAAQDDNGHNSHVEMEKSESRNVEEVDPGNDEKMKETELSRRKLMEKPSLKDLISNGDHLDSRSNNKPVVYSSELLFSGTASKLPCTPAKAAASVIARKDSNATPIRKKSAIDFMGKKKSTPKSTYRSMNFTPVREINRITSAIIRKIDCSKVTSDSKALKDCPTPPRTPTTVPVIRELEHPLASPLSENKRATTPLHPSASGSKTVRSKWLFLPTDCSKFMSACRNKSPSPNLSTPFSLRTEERAARRKERLEEKFNANQAQTVQLQATLKEKAETELKRLRQTLCFKARPLPEFYRERATTKNQVEKSPNIGRTSTSNPSMAQSTSQPHNRSSFKNGRSKHAMGKKSENSLSLASRFRSITRENTSQIFSILDDEKFKAW; translated from the exons ATGCAGCCACAACCCTTCTCCTATGCTGCTGGCTTTCCCAATGAAGCCAATCAG GGTGACCCTGTTTATGCTCTTGGACAGTCCATCTCTTTTGGGAAGTTCGTGTCCGAGTCTTTAGCTTGGAAGAAATGTTCCACATTCTCTCATAATCGATATGTTGAAGAGGCTAAGAGATTCTCTCGCCCTGGCTCGGTTGCTCAGAAGAAAGCTTTCTTTGAAGCACATTTTAAAAATCTTGCTGCAAGAAAAGCAGCTGCATTGCTTGAGCAAGCAAATGCTGCAGCAAACAATGTGCCTGAATCTGCACAAGAAGGTGGAGTTCAAGAAAATGCAGCCCAAGATGACAATGGACATAACTCTCATGTTGAAATGGAAAAATCTGAAAGCAGAAATGTGGAGGAAGTTGATCCTGGTAACGACGAGAAGATGAAAGAAACAGAGCTTAGTAGAAGAAAACTAATGGAGAAACCTTCGTTAAAG GATTTAATCTCTAATGGAGATCATTTGGATTCAAGAAGCAATAATAAACCTGTAGTTTATTCCTCTGAGCTGTTGTTTTCTGGGACAGCATCTAAGCTGCCATGTACACCTGCTAAAGCTGCAGCTTCAGTTATTGCAAGAAAAGATAGCAATGCCACTCCAATCAGAAAGAAATCTGCAATAGACTTCATGGGTAAAAAGAAATCAACTCCAAAATCAACTTACAGGTCAATGAATTTCACTCCAGTCAGAGAAATAAATAGAATAACTTCAGCAATTATCAGGAAGATTGATTGTTCTAAAGTTACTTCTGATTCTAAGGCATTGAAAGATTGCCCAACTCCACCAAGGACTCCAACCACG GTGCCTGTGATAAGAGAACTTGAACATCCTCTAGCCTCCCCTCTGTCAGAAAACAAAAG GGCAACTACACCTCTTCACCCCTCGGCATCTGGAAGCAAAACAGTTCGCTCGAAATGGCTTTTCCTCCCAACAGA TTGCTCAAAATTCATGAGTGCCTGCAGAAACAAATCTCCATCCCCAAATTTATCTACACCTTTTAGCTTGAGGACTGAAGAAAGAGCTGCAAGAAGAAAGGAG AGGCTTGAAGAGAAATTCAATGCCAATCAAGCACAAACAGTTCAGTTGCAAGCAACGCTCAAG GAGAAGGCAGAAACAGAACTTAAAAGACTGCGTCAAACTCTCTGCTTCAAGGCCAGGCCGCTGCCTGAATTTTATAGAGAAAGGGCAACGACAAAAAACCAGGTGGAAAAG TCACCCAACATAGGAAGAACATCCACATCCAATCCCAGCATGGCACAGAGCACGTCTCAACCACATAACAGGTCTTCATTCAAGAATGGCAGATCTAAGCATGCCATGGGAAAGAAAAGCGAGAATTCACTATCTCTAGCTTCACGATTCAGATCAATCACTCGTGAGAATACTTCTCAAATATTCAGCATTCTGGACGATGAAAAGTTCAAGGCATGGTGA
- the LOC110605134 gene encoding DEAD-box ATP-dependent RNA helicase 17 isoform X2, with translation MELLVYEILQKLLHRFHWIVPGHVMGGENRSKEKARLRKGISILVATPGRLLDHLKNTSSFVHTNLRWIIFDEADRILELGFGKEIEEILDLLGSRLIESVGKGNEVSSISKTQRQNLLLSATLNEKVNHLAKISLQNPIMIGLDDKKMQPDPLLEHAESVESDTDDELEHPRKITNSSTGDYKLPVQLVQKYVKVPCGSRLAVLLSILKHLFEKQYSQKIVVFFSTCDAVDFHYSLVSEFHSSPNSASEVEVTEMFLRCKTFRLHGNMKQEDRRNTFQAFKTEKLALLLSTDVAARGLDFPKVRCIIQYDSPGEATEYVHRVGRTARLGEKGDSWIFLQPVEMDYIEDLKKHGVSLTEYPIIKVLDSFPLYGQMHRIKKFVSLESHPWLVSLQKALESFISAQPMMNKLAQKAFISWVRAYTAHRGELKRIFMVQKLHLGHVAKSFALKQQPSLVGKSFQKQQSYKRKRDQRQKGQSKRRKINGKT, from the exons ATGGAACTTTTG GTTTATGAGATTCTGCAAAAGTTATTACACCGTTTTCATTGGATTGTTCCGGGTCATGTGATGGGTGGTGAAAACAGATCAAAGGAGAAAGCCAGGCTACGCAAAG GTATATCTATTCTTGTTGCAACTCCTGGACGCCTTTTGGATCACTTAAAAAATACGTCATCATTTGTGCACACAAATTTGCGATGGATAATCTTTGATGAAGCAGATAG AATTTTGGAATTAGGATTTGGCAAGGAAATAGAGGAAATACTGGATCTTTTAGGCTCTAGGTTAATTGAGTCAGTGGGCAAGGGAAATGAAGTTTCAAGCATCTCCAAAACTCAGAGGCAAAATCTGCTTTTATCAGCTACCTTAAATGAAAAAGTAAATCATCTTGCTAAAATTAGTTTACAAAATCCAATTATGATTGGTCTTGATGACAAGAAGATGCAACCAGATCCATTACTTGAACATGCTGAATCTGTAGAATCTGATACAGACGATGAACTTGAGCATCCCAGGAAAATAACGAACTCTTCAACTGGAGATTATAAACTTCCAGTTCAGTTGGTTCAGAAATATGTGAAAG TGCCCTGTGGTTCACGGCTTGCAGTACTTCTTTCCATTCTAAAGCATCTTTTTGAGAAACAATATTCCCAAAAG ATTGTGGTGTTCTTTTCAACATGTGATGCAGTGGATTTTCACTATTCCTTAGTGAGTGAGTTCCACTCGTCGCCCAATTCAGCATCAGAAGTAGAGGTTACAGAGATGTTCTTGAGATGCAAAACTTTTCGGTTGCATGGGAATATGAAGCAGGAAGATCGGAGAAACACTTTCCAAGCTTTCAAAACTGAGAAATTGGCTCTTCTTTTATCCACAGATGTTGCTGCAAGAGGCTTGGATTTTCCAAAAGTTAGATGCATTATACAATATGATTCTCCGGGAGAGGCTACTGAATATGTTCACAG GGTTGGTAGGACTGCTCGTTTGGGTGAAAAGGGGGATTCCTGGATATTTCTACAACCAGTTGAAATGGATTATATAGAAGATCTGAAGAAACATGGAGTGTCACTGACAGAGTATCCCATCATCAAAGTGTTGGATAGTTTTCCATTGTATGGACAGATGCACCGCATCAAGAAGTTTGTTTCTTTGGAGTCACATCCTTGGCTTGTGTCTCTACAGAAGGCACTTGAATCATTTATCTCAGCGCAG CCAATGATGAATAAACTGGCCCAGAAAGCATTTATCTCTTGGGTCCGAGCATACACAGCGCATCGTGGAGAGCTGAAAAGGATATTTATGGTGCAGAAACTTCATCTGGGGCATGTTGCCAAAAGCTTTGCCTTGAAGCAACAGCCATCCTTGGTTGGGAAATCATTCCAAAAGCAACAATCATACAAGAGGAAGAGGGACCAGAGGCAAAAGGGTCAGTCGAAAAGGAGGAAGATCAATGGTAAAACATGA